In a single window of the Papaver somniferum cultivar HN1 chromosome 8, ASM357369v1, whole genome shotgun sequence genome:
- the LOC113305050 gene encoding F-box protein CPR1-like yields the protein MDYPFKSSEYVAQLVGSCNGMVCLILHHDKTGLFCVIWNPATKEQKKVIKLQKAWDMGNCGFSFGYDRETEDYKLVVVDTSLSSSFSLIHVYTVQTNSFRSFVDARGARGHWFYEVIVAFDMSEKRLEKIKLPGLMHNHISTHFGSMSVGVLEGCLCTIVNAKASIDVWVMQEYGVRETWNKRYSITNERIMNSRKLRLVYSFKNGHMLFSADLCKLLSYDLKDGSVRELNIQSCSIYGGEEIYCDS from the exons ATGGATTACCCCTTCAAATCGTCGGAATATGTTGCTCAACTGGTTGGTTCTTGTAATGGTATGGTTTGCCTAATTTTGCATCATGATAAAACTGGATTATTTTGTGTAATTTGGAACCCAGCTACTAAAGAACAGAAGAAGGTAATTAAGTTGCAGAAAGCATGGGATATGGGTAATTGtggattttcttttggttatgatcGTGAAACTGAAGATTACAAACTGGTAGTTGTGGATACctctttgagtagttctttctCTTTAATCCATGTCTATACTGTACAGACAAATTCATTTAGAAGCTTTGTGGATGCCC GTGGAGCCCGAGGCCACTGGTTTTATGAAGTTATAGTCGCTTTCGATATGTCTGAAAAGAGACTTGAGAAAATCAAATTACCAGGTTTAATGCATAACCATATATCTACCCATTTCGGGTCTATGAGCGTGGGAGTCCTGGAAGGGTGCTTGTGTACAATTGTAAATGCTAAGGCTTCTATTGACGTTTGGGTGATGCAGGAATATGGTGTTCGAGAAACTTGGAATAAACGTTATAGCATTACTAATGAGAGAATTATGAATAGCCGTAAGTTGAGGCTGGTGTATTCTTTTAAGAATGGCCACATGCTATTCAGTGCTGATCTCTGTAAACTTTTATCTTATGATCTGAAGGATGGAAGTGTTAGAGAACTGAATATTCAGAGTTGTTCAATCTATGGTGGTGAAGAAATTTATTGTGATAGTTAG